Proteins from a genomic interval of Verrucomicrobiota bacterium:
- a CDS encoding TraR/DksA family transcriptional regulator, which yields MITKKKVVVKKVVAPAKPPEGKAKQRTVATSSAILGRSVGHTKIGSAEDIKPEWQKYQVILLDLRDRLMHQMDGLAKDSAEEMQSYSLHMADSGTDNFDRDFALSLLSADQDAIYEIEEALKRIEKDTYGTCELTGKAIPKARLDAIPWTRFTVEAQAQLERDGALRQRRLGTLGTVDNSGATDVEDGDSDEDEKPVKEKE from the coding sequence CCCCGGCCAAACCGCCGGAGGGGAAGGCTAAGCAACGCACGGTTGCCACCTCCTCCGCCATCTTGGGCCGCTCCGTTGGCCATACTAAAATTGGCAGCGCGGAAGACATCAAGCCGGAATGGCAGAAGTATCAGGTCATTTTGCTGGATTTGCGTGACCGGCTCATGCATCAGATGGACGGCTTGGCCAAGGATTCGGCGGAAGAGATGCAAAGTTACAGCTTGCACATGGCCGACTCCGGGACGGATAATTTTGACCGTGATTTCGCGTTGAGCCTGCTATCTGCGGATCAGGATGCGATTTACGAAATTGAGGAAGCCCTCAAGCGTATTGAAAAAGACACCTATGGCACCTGCGAGTTGACTGGGAAAGCCATTCCCAAGGCCCGCTTGGATGCCATCCCTTGGACTCGTTTTACCGTGGAAGCCCAGGCGCAGTTGGAGCGCGATGGCGCCCTGCGGCAGCGTCGCTTGGGTACGTTGGGCACCGTGGATAATTCAGGGGCGACGGATGTCGAAGATGGCGACTCTGACGAAGACGAAAAGCCCGTCAAGGAAAAGGAATAA